From Candidatus Beckwithbacteria bacterium, one genomic window encodes:
- a CDS encoding DNA translocase FtsK — protein sequence MLGLNKKTKKKRSKKRSSSKKSKKQQQNELQLNPKVVRSIAALVFYFVAILIVLSFFQNGALLEAIRRIFSSLLGWGMIFVPVILIFGGNILFRPQAWFSRPTLFLGSIILTISIVSMMQTGSLGVELWQSLAILISNLGAFFIFLFGFIIGFMVFFEVSLSDMYKFLKAVLSKFNIVHLFTVPAEELSFEDKLAQASTDKQSWEQESLLDKEEEKTIPTTPDETKSTPEEGKGEIKPPVPGATTQVWRLPPLSLLSANNSKAERGDIKRNAQVIEETLQSFGVQAKVVDFSPGPTVTQYAIQLATGTKLTKITSLANDLALALAARTGQIRIEAPIPGRPLVGIEVPNLSSALVSLKTVLADGEMKANKAKLLVGLGLDVSGKHVLLDIAKMPHMLIAGQTGSGKSVCINTILSSILFRSTPNDVKMILVDPKRVELSTYNGIPHLLTPVIVEPEKVVSALKWAIAEMESRYKTFAEIGARNIESYNEMSGFQAMPYILIVIDELADIMLYAPSDVEDSINRLAQMARATGIHLVLATQRPSVDVITGLIKANIPARIAFSVSSMMDSRVILDSPGAEKLLGRGDMLFIPPDQAKPRRIQGAYVTDGDIKNMTDFLKNSGAPVQYTEEVTSKFKGKSSKGGGTSEEGGGTEDLDENFEEAVRIVCGYDKASASLLQRKLSIGYNRAARILDQLYAAGAISAPDGSKPREVLIKNAEEFLAKLNQ from the coding sequence ATGCTAGGACTAAATAAAAAAACCAAAAAGAAGCGTAGCAAAAAACGCTCATCCTCAAAAAAATCCAAGAAGCAGCAGCAAAATGAACTGCAACTTAATCCTAAAGTGGTTCGGTCAATTGCGGCCCTTGTTTTCTATTTTGTAGCTATTCTGATTGTTTTATCGTTTTTTCAAAACGGAGCTTTACTGGAAGCAATTAGACGAATTTTTTCAAGCTTACTGGGTTGGGGCATGATTTTTGTACCTGTTATTCTTATCTTTGGAGGCAATATTTTGTTTCGCCCTCAAGCTTGGTTTTCCCGACCCACATTATTTTTGGGTAGTATTATTCTGACAATTTCTATTGTCAGCATGATGCAAACTGGATCTTTAGGGGTTGAGCTTTGGCAAAGTCTAGCTATTTTGATCTCTAATTTAGGAGCGTTTTTTATTTTTCTCTTTGGCTTTATTATTGGTTTTATGGTTTTTTTCGAAGTTTCTCTTTCTGATATGTATAAATTTTTAAAAGCAGTTTTATCTAAATTCAATATTGTTCACTTATTTACCGTGCCAGCGGAAGAACTATCATTTGAAGACAAACTAGCTCAGGCTTCTACAGATAAACAATCTTGGGAGCAAGAATCACTGCTTGATAAAGAAGAAGAAAAAACTATTCCAACTACTCCTGATGAGACTAAATCAACTCCTGAGGAAGGTAAAGGAGAAATTAAACCGCCAGTACCGGGAGCTACTACTCAAGTTTGGCGATTACCACCGCTGTCACTTTTATCAGCCAATAATAGTAAAGCCGAGCGGGGAGATATTAAGCGCAATGCTCAGGTGATTGAGGAAACTTTACAAAGCTTTGGAGTCCAGGCTAAAGTAGTTGATTTTAGCCCTGGTCCAACTGTGACCCAGTATGCTATCCAACTAGCAACTGGCACAAAGCTGACTAAAATTACTTCGCTGGCTAATGATTTAGCTCTGGCTTTAGCGGCCCGAACCGGCCAAATCCGGATCGAAGCCCCTATTCCTGGTAGGCCCTTGGTCGGGATTGAAGTGCCAAACTTAAGTTCAGCCTTAGTCTCTCTAAAAACTGTTTTGGCGGATGGGGAAATGAAAGCCAATAAAGCCAAATTACTGGTTGGTTTAGGGCTGGATGTATCTGGAAAACATGTTTTGTTAGACATTGCAAAAATGCCGCATATGCTGATTGCTGGACAAACTGGTTCAGGTAAATCAGTCTGTATTAATACTATTTTAAGCTCCATTTTATTCAGATCTACGCCGAATGATGTCAAAATGATTTTGGTTGATCCCAAGCGGGTTGAGTTATCAACTTACAATGGGATTCCTCACTTGCTAACCCCAGTGATTGTGGAGCCGGAAAAAGTAGTTTCGGCTTTAAAATGGGCTATTGCCGAAATGGAAAGCCGCTATAAAACCTTTGCTGAAATCGGAGCTCGTAATATTGAATCGTACAATGAAATGTCTGGTTTTCAGGCTATGCCTTATATTTTGATTGTGATTGATGAACTGGCTGATATTATGCTCTATGCCCCATCCGATGTTGAGGATAGTATCAACCGCCTGGCTCAAATGGCTCGGGCTACTGGTATTCATTTAGTCTTAGCGACCCAACGACCTTCGGTTGATGTTATTACTGGACTTATCAAAGCCAATATCCCAGCCCGGATTGCTTTTTCAGTTTCATCTATGATGGATTCGAGGGTAATTCTTGATTCGCCAGGAGCTGAAAAACTGCTAGGTCGGGGAGATATGCTCTTTATTCCGCCTGATCAAGCCAAGCCTCGAAGAATTCAAGGAGCATATGTCACTGATGGTGATATTAAAAATATGACCGACTTCTTGAAAAATAGCGGAGCACCAGTGCAATACACTGAAGAAGTCACTTCCAAATTTAAAGGTAAAAGTAGTAAAGGTGGGGGAACCAGTGAAGAAGGTGGCGGAACTGAAGATCTTGATGAAAATTTTGAAGAAGCAGTGCGGATTGTTTGCGGTTATGATAAAGCTTCAGCTTCACTGCTGCAGCGTAAGCTTTCCATTGGCTATAATCGAGCTGCTCGGATTCTAGACCAACTTTATGCGGCTGGAGCTATTTCAGCTCCTGATGGTTCTAAACCTCGGGAAGTTCTCATCAAAAACGCGGAAGAATTTTTAGCTAAATTAAATCAGTAA
- a CDS encoding aminoglycoside 6-adenylyltransferase — protein sequence MNSDKVVNQLRKWAKFNDVVRAVVLTSSRSDNTNATVDQFSDYDVVVYVNSLDDFRNDDWLPFFGKILVKWPLKPESEFGENWLTRLVIFENRTRIDFQITTDTHTPPFDYDLGYLVIIDKDGFTKNFPKATKTKHLIQKPTQQEFLEMVNAFFWDATYIPKYLYREDLFYTNYMFEVDLRFSHFEKMIEWYIGSQHNWTVNTNVHGRLFPKYLDNVTWNNIKETFAGANTKDVWNAFFKLVKVFTSLARVVAEKCEYPYPKAQEKKMLHYFQKSKEMFDNKTSL from the coding sequence ATGAATTCAGATAAAGTAGTCAATCAACTTAGAAAATGGGCAAAGTTTAATGATGTTGTCAGAGCGGTGGTTTTGACTAGTTCACGGAGTGATAACACAAATGCAACTGTTGATCAATTCTCCGATTACGATGTGGTCGTTTATGTAAACTCTCTAGATGATTTCCGCAATGATGATTGGTTACCTTTTTTTGGTAAGATCTTAGTTAAATGGCCTTTAAAGCCAGAAAGCGAATTTGGAGAAAATTGGCTAACCAGATTAGTTATTTTTGAAAACCGAACTAGGATTGATTTCCAAATTACTACTGATACCCACACACCTCCTTTTGATTACGATTTGGGTTATTTGGTAATTATTGACAAAGATGGTTTTACAAAAAATTTTCCAAAAGCAACTAAAACGAAGCATCTTATCCAGAAACCAACTCAGCAAGAATTTTTAGAGATGGTAAATGCTTTTTTCTGGGATGCTACCTATATTCCCAAATATTTATATCGGGAAGATTTATTCTATACAAACTATATGTTTGAGGTTGATTTACGTTTTAGTCATTTTGAAAAAATGATTGAATGGTACATAGGCAGTCAACATAATTGGACAGTTAATACCAACGTTCATGGAAGATTATTTCCAAAATATCTTGATAATGTGACTTGGAATAATATTAAAGAAACATTTGCTGGAGCCAATACAAAGGATGTATGGAATGCATTTTTTAAACTAGTCAAAGTTTTTACATCTCTTGCAAGAGTGGTAGCTGAAAAATGTGAGTATCCGTATCCGAAAGCTCAAGAGAAAAAAATGTTGCATTACTTTCAAAAGTCAAAAGAAATGTTTGATAATAAAACTTCTCTATAA
- a CDS encoding class I SAM-dependent methyltransferase, whose product MAKLNQKQNQWVLSLLDLQKDDKVLEIGFGPGLNLQKIALTNKVWGVEISKTMLQIAQKKNKALIDSGKLQLQLAPAEQLPFVANFFDTVISVHVIYFWPDLEKVFREIRRILKPSGLFVLYFVYPTIISGSHFILRKPEEIMISLKKSGFKKITLKRKSFGHQKGYCLFCS is encoded by the coding sequence ATGGCTAAGCTTAATCAAAAGCAAAATCAATGGGTTTTATCTCTTTTGGATTTACAAAAAGATGATAAGGTTTTAGAAATTGGATTTGGTCCGGGCTTAAATTTACAAAAAATTGCACTTACAAATAAAGTTTGGGGAGTTGAAATTTCTAAAACCATGCTTCAAATAGCTCAGAAAAAAAATAAAGCTTTGATTGATTCTGGAAAACTTCAACTACAACTAGCTCCAGCTGAACAATTACCTTTTGTAGCTAATTTTTTTGATACGGTAATCTCTGTTCATGTAATCTACTTCTGGCCAGATTTAGAAAAGGTATTTAGAGAAATTAGAAGAATTTTAAAACCTTCTGGTTTGTTTGTTTTATATTTTGTATACCCAACTATTATTTCGGGCTCGCATTTTATTCTAAGAAAGCCTGAAGAAATTATGATTTCTTTGAAAAAATCTGGTTTTAAAAAAATTACCTTAAAGAGAAAAAGCTTTGGCCATCAAAAAGGATATTGTTTGTTTTGTAGCTAA
- a CDS encoding alanine--tRNA ligase, with protein MNADQVRSSYLDFFKSQGHVIVPSTSLVPQNDPTTLFTGSGMQPMIPYFFGQTHPLGVRITNSQRCFRSQDIEAVGDNRHTTFFEMLGNWSFGDYFKTQQLPWFWQFLTQTIGLDPKRLYVTVFAGDSKINIPQDDESVEIWQKLFSETGIKAKAVSDAAQSGMADGRIFFYGNNNWWSRSGKPNEMPAGEPGGPDSEVFYDFDPEGKLGLHQNSPFKDQSCHVNCDCGRFLEIGNSVFMQYQKQEDGSFKPLPKKNVDFGGGLERIVAAAQDQIDIFKTDLFWPVITKIETLTSQKYDQHPASYRVIADHIRGAVMLAWDGVEPSNKQQGYFARRLLRRAMRHAKMIGINQAFLGELVPIVAQIYQKPYPELLKKQDQIKQIIEDEESRFAKTLDKGLKELDKLIEAKELNGDKAFYLYETFGFPFEITKELAAEKGIVLQENDFMIAKTTHAEASRTASKGMFKGGLADQSETITKLHTTTHLLHQALRQVLGDHVSQVGSNITAERLRFDFTHQEKLTDEQMTQVEQIVNEQIEKDLPVTVETMTPEEAKKSGALAFFADRYGEKVKVYSVGDSSTGSGQLFSKEICGGPHVAHTGVLGKFELFKQEAVGAGKRRVYGRLI; from the coding sequence ATGAATGCCGATCAAGTCAGATCAAGCTATTTAGATTTTTTTAAAAGCCAGGGACATGTGATCGTGCCATCAACTTCTCTAGTTCCTCAAAACGATCCGACAACCCTATTTACCGGCTCAGGAATGCAGCCGATGATCCCTTATTTTTTTGGTCAAACTCATCCGCTAGGAGTTAGAATTACTAATTCGCAACGTTGTTTTCGTAGTCAGGATATTGAAGCTGTAGGTGATAATCGGCATACCACTTTCTTTGAAATGTTGGGTAATTGGTCGTTTGGTGATTATTTTAAGACGCAGCAACTGCCTTGGTTTTGGCAGTTTTTAACTCAAACTATTGGCCTTGATCCCAAGCGGCTCTATGTCACGGTTTTTGCTGGTGATTCTAAGATTAATATTCCTCAAGACGATGAGTCTGTTGAAATTTGGCAAAAACTTTTTTCAGAAACTGGTATTAAAGCTAAGGCTGTTTCAGATGCGGCTCAAAGTGGCATGGCTGATGGTCGAATCTTTTTTTATGGAAACAATAACTGGTGGTCTCGATCGGGTAAACCTAATGAGATGCCAGCTGGTGAACCAGGCGGTCCGGATAGCGAAGTCTTTTATGATTTTGATCCTGAAGGAAAATTAGGTCTACACCAAAACTCTCCATTCAAAGATCAGTCTTGTCATGTCAATTGTGATTGCGGTCGTTTCCTTGAAATCGGTAATTCGGTTTTTATGCAATACCAAAAACAGGAAGATGGTAGCTTTAAGCCTTTACCTAAGAAAAATGTAGATTTTGGCGGCGGCTTGGAGCGAATTGTAGCAGCTGCACAGGATCAAATTGATATTTTTAAAACTGATTTATTTTGGCCAGTTATTACCAAAATCGAAACCTTGACTTCTCAAAAATACGATCAGCATCCAGCCAGCTACCGTGTCATTGCTGACCATATTAGAGGAGCAGTGATGCTAGCTTGGGATGGGGTGGAACCATCCAATAAGCAACAAGGTTATTTTGCTAGGCGCTTGCTGCGGCGAGCTATGAGACACGCCAAAATGATTGGTATTAATCAAGCTTTTTTGGGCGAGTTGGTTCCTATTGTGGCGCAAATTTACCAAAAGCCATATCCTGAGCTTTTAAAAAAACAAGATCAAATTAAACAAATTATCGAGGATGAAGAAAGCCGTTTTGCTAAAACGTTGGATAAAGGTTTAAAAGAATTGGATAAACTGATTGAAGCCAAAGAGCTTAATGGCGACAAAGCTTTTTACCTTTATGAAACCTTTGGTTTCCCCTTTGAAATTACTAAAGAGTTGGCGGCTGAAAAAGGCATTGTTTTGCAAGAAAACGATTTTATGATCGCTAAGACAACCCATGCCGAGGCTTCCAGAACTGCCTCTAAAGGTATGTTTAAAGGGGGACTAGCTGACCAGTCAGAAACTATCACTAAATTACATACTACCACCCACTTGCTCCATCAAGCACTACGACAGGTGTTAGGAGACCATGTTTCCCAAGTTGGTTCCAATATTACGGCTGAGCGCCTGCGCTTTGATTTTACCCATCAGGAAAAGTTAACGGATGAACAGATGACTCAAGTGGAACAGATTGTAAACGAGCAAATCGAAAAAGACCTACCTGTTACCGTTGAAACCATGACTCCTGAAGAAGCTAAAAAATCAGGAGCTTTGGCTTTTTTTGCCGATCGTTATGGAGAAAAGGTTAAGGTCTATAGCGTTGGCGACTCTTCGACAGGCTCAGGGCAATTGTTTTCCAAAGAAATCTGTGGCGGACCGCATGTTGCCCATACCGGAGTTTTGGGGAAATTTGAGCTATTTAAACAGGAAGCGGTGGGGGCGGGGAAACGACGGGTATATGGGAGATTGATATAA
- a CDS encoding AAA family ATPase, whose product MEPTAQTPYNQTQAAFDELFQEVDQLRERVEQADIPDELKDKIREMLVRLKRMARFGGYSEEYEKISHYVEWVLSLPWNYQTEDNLDLERAKDIMDKHHYGMDHVKNRILEYMAVLKLNRDKDKVSRAPILFLVGLVGTGKTTFGPALSEAMGRKYARIPFGGMGSALDLRGQSRLHADNEPGKIIKALRQAQSRNPVILLDEIDRVSEEARNDIMGVLVEILDPGQNHRFIDHYLDYPFDLSDVLFIATANNTRNVATAVLDRMEVIDMPSYTDDEKIVIGKQYILPKIIEEAGLTPDQVHIDEQLWTKIVRPLGFDSGIRTLERTIRRIVHRVARLVVAGKGDTFHLDETNIKGFLPDY is encoded by the coding sequence ATGGAACCAACTGCCCAAACTCCTTATAACCAAACCCAAGCGGCTTTTGACGAGCTATTTCAGGAAGTTGATCAGCTGCGAGAAAGAGTCGAACAAGCTGATATCCCAGACGAACTCAAAGATAAAATTCGCGAAATGCTAGTACGGCTCAAACGAATGGCCCGTTTTGGTGGTTATAGTGAAGAATATGAAAAAATTTCTCACTATGTAGAATGGGTGTTATCACTACCTTGGAATTATCAAACTGAAGATAATCTTGACTTGGAGCGGGCTAAAGACATTATGGATAAACACCACTACGGTATGGATCATGTTAAAAACCGGATTTTGGAGTACATGGCAGTTTTGAAATTAAATAGAGACAAAGACAAAGTCAGCCGGGCACCAATTTTATTTTTAGTGGGTCTAGTCGGAACTGGGAAAACTACTTTTGGACCAGCACTATCTGAAGCCATGGGTCGTAAATATGCCCGGATCCCGTTTGGTGGTATGGGCTCGGCTCTTGATCTTCGAGGCCAGTCACGGCTTCATGCTGATAATGAACCAGGCAAGATTATTAAAGCTCTCCGCCAAGCCCAAAGTCGCAACCCCGTGATTCTGCTTGATGAAATTGACCGGGTTTCTGAAGAAGCCCGCAACGATATTATGGGGGTACTAGTTGAGATTTTAGATCCGGGTCAAAATCACCGTTTTATTGATCACTACCTTGATTACCCTTTTGATTTATCTGATGTGCTATTTATTGCTACGGCCAACAATACCCGTAATGTAGCTACGGCAGTACTGGACAGAATGGAAGTAATTGATATGCCTTCCTATACTGATGATGAAAAAATTGTGATTGGTAAACAATATATTTTGCCAAAAATTATAGAAGAAGCAGGGCTTACTCCAGACCAAGTTCATATTGATGAACAGCTATGGACAAAAATTGTCCGGCCACTTGGCTTTGATTCCGGTATCCGAACATTAGAAAGAACTATTCGCCGAATTGTCCACAGAGTAGCCCGTTTGGTGGTAGCTGGCAAAGGAGATACTTTCCATTTAGACGAAACCAATATTAAAGGCTTTTTGCCAGACTATTAA
- a CDS encoding methyltransferase domain-containing protein: MLDKPISEYILSYFRFRKASNEIKQDEAIALLDLGCGPTCQLFTWLQNHNYIIGKYVGIDPLVQVKNTNKQVKVIKQKLNGKLPFKTSTFDYVVGLAFLEHIDNPENLLAESFRVLKPGGKLIFTAPSKTLQPYLEFLARVGLVSRREIAEHKQYFDRKSLLNLVPKEYQKKAAHHYFQFGLNNMLTIIK, encoded by the coding sequence ATGCTGGATAAACCAATTTCAGAGTATATCTTGAGTTATTTCCGGTTTCGCAAAGCCTCAAATGAAATAAAGCAAGATGAGGCTATAGCTTTACTTGATTTAGGTTGTGGGCCAACTTGCCAGCTGTTTACTTGGCTACAAAATCACAATTATATTATTGGTAAATATGTGGGAATTGATCCTTTAGTACAAGTAAAAAATACTAATAAACAAGTTAAAGTTATCAAACAAAAATTGAACGGCAAGTTGCCGTTTAAAACTAGTACTTTTGACTACGTAGTTGGCCTAGCATTTTTAGAGCATATTGATAATCCTGAAAACTTACTGGCAGAAAGTTTTCGGGTGCTAAAACCAGGAGGCAAACTGATTTTTACTGCCCCTTCCAAAACCCTACAGCCTTATTTAGAGTTTTTAGCCAGGGTGGGGTTGGTTTCCCGAAGAGAGATTGCCGAACATAAACAGTACTTTGATAGAAAGTCACTACTCAACTTGGTCCCTAAGGAGTATCAAAAAAAAGCTGCGCACCACTATTTTCAATTTGGCTTAAATAACATGCTTACTATCATAAAATGA
- a CDS encoding ribonuclease J, producing MLRIIPLGGIGHVTNNMFVYEYGEGQNVERLIVDCGIGFPEEEMLGADLLVPDISYLQGKENSIVGIVLTHGHDDHIAGLPYILPQLNMDIPVFASPLTAGFAQENFKEFGLKTQIQTFPRDQILQLGSFGIDPVAITHSVPDTKHLAITTPEGVIYHGSDFKFDWTPIDGHRPDVQKIAYYGHKGVLALLSDCLRIENEGYTLSESKVGENLSREIRDVKGKVIVTTMSSNIHRIQQAIDAAVEHHRKIAFIGRSVEENIRISQQLGFLQIPEKVVINKRRIKQFKDNQLCLIVAGSQGQIGSTLARIATNQHQLVSIKTGDHVVFSADPIPGNERNAYRAVDNLAKLGATVSYREVQDTLHVSGHASADELRLLLTLTKPKYTIPIGGTFRHMTQYRLLATGMGWRDEQVLLLNDGEIAGISRDKIWVDNKIKLKTIIVDGLGIGDVGPLVLSDRKKMSQSGMMVIAIPVDQNKNQIKGRPEVITRGFVFARQSQELLEAIADETQKHLLAGMQIRDWKDKRDEVTEELEKFVFLETQREPLVLITLVKS from the coding sequence ATGCTAAGAATTATCCCCCTTGGAGGTATTGGTCATGTGACCAATAACATGTTTGTCTATGAATATGGTGAAGGCCAAAATGTAGAGCGCTTGATTGTTGACTGCGGCATTGGCTTTCCAGAAGAAGAAATGTTGGGAGCTGATTTACTTGTCCCCGACATTTCTTATTTGCAAGGCAAAGAAAACTCGATTGTTGGTATCGTTTTAACTCACGGTCATGATGACCATATTGCCGGACTGCCCTATATTTTGCCACAGCTTAATATGGATATTCCGGTTTTTGCCAGCCCCTTAACAGCTGGCTTTGCCCAAGAAAATTTTAAAGAATTTGGTTTAAAAACCCAAATCCAAACCTTTCCCCGGGATCAAATTTTACAATTAGGCAGCTTTGGAATTGACCCAGTTGCCATTACCCACTCAGTGCCTGATACCAAGCACTTAGCTATTACGACTCCAGAAGGAGTTATTTATCATGGTAGTGATTTTAAATTTGACTGGACTCCAATTGATGGTCATCGACCTGATGTCCAAAAAATTGCCTACTATGGCCATAAAGGCGTTTTAGCTTTGTTATCAGATTGTTTACGGATTGAAAATGAAGGTTACACTTTGTCGGAAAGTAAGGTGGGTGAAAATTTAAGTCGGGAAATCAGAGATGTTAAAGGTAAAGTCATTGTGACCACGATGTCCTCCAATATTCACCGAATTCAACAAGCAATTGATGCAGCCGTAGAACATCACCGCAAAATTGCCTTTATCGGTCGATCGGTTGAAGAAAATATCCGCATTTCTCAACAGCTTGGCTTTTTACAAATTCCTGAAAAAGTAGTTATCAATAAGCGTCGGATCAAACAGTTTAAAGATAATCAACTGTGTTTGATTGTGGCTGGCAGTCAGGGACAAATAGGTTCCACTTTAGCGCGAATTGCCACCAATCAACATCAGCTAGTTTCTATTAAAACTGGTGATCATGTAGTCTTTAGTGCTGATCCAATTCCAGGTAACGAACGTAATGCGTATCGGGCAGTGGATAATTTAGCTAAATTAGGAGCCACCGTGTCTTACCGTGAAGTCCAAGATACTTTACATGTGTCTGGTCATGCTTCAGCTGATGAATTGCGGCTATTGCTAACTTTAACAAAGCCGAAATATACCATTCCAATCGGGGGAACTTTCCGGCATATGACCCAGTACCGGTTGCTAGCAACTGGTATGGGTTGGCGAGATGAGCAAGTTTTACTACTTAATGATGGAGAGATAGCCGGTATTAGCCGAGATAAAATCTGGGTTGATAACAAAATTAAACTCAAAACTATTATTGTTGATGGTTTGGGAATTGGCGATGTGGGACCTTTAGTATTGTCTGACCGCAAAAAAATGTCCCAAAGCGGTATGATGGTCATTGCCATTCCAGTTGATCAAAATAAAAACCAAATTAAAGGCCGACCAGAAGTCATTACTCGAGGTTTTGTCTTTGCCCGACAATCACAGGAACTCTTAGAAGCTATCGCAGACGAAACTCAAAAACACCTGCTAGCTGGCATGCAAATCAGAGATTGGAAAGATAAGCGAGATGAAGTCACCGAAGAACTGGAAAAATTTGTGTTTTTAGAAACCCAGCGAGAACCATTGGTGCTGATAACGTTGGTAAAAAGTTAA
- a CDS encoding PH domain-containing protein yields the protein MEHFNSKALLYRIINKLIIGIIIGLILGFFALVVFSADKLNAIGIVISLLFLFGPIVLMYVLAKLEYKNLTYALDASALNLKKGVFSTFSTTIPFSKITNIDFNQTFLQKIFGVGNIVIDQEDAQTVWSGIDSESSQRIMKTIGEKSNVQQMK from the coding sequence ATGGAACACTTTAACAGTAAAGCACTACTATATCGAATTATTAACAAATTAATTATTGGAATTATAATTGGTTTGATTTTGGGGTTTTTTGCCTTAGTAGTATTTTCAGCCGACAAATTAAATGCAATAGGAATAGTAATTTCTCTACTTTTTTTATTTGGACCAATTGTGCTTATGTATGTTTTAGCGAAACTAGAATACAAAAATCTGACATACGCCTTAGATGCAAGTGCCTTGAATTTAAAAAAAGGTGTTTTTAGTACTTTTTCAACCACTATCCCATTTTCAAAAATTACCAACATTGACTTTAATCAAACTTTTTTACAAAAAATATTTGGAGTAGGAAATATAGTAATCGACCAGGAAGATGCGCAAACTGTATGGTCAGGAATCGATAGTGAAAGCAGCCAGAGGATTATGAAAACAATTGGTGAGAAAAGTAATGTACAACAAATGAAATAG